A window of Ignicoccus hospitalis KIN4/I contains these coding sequences:
- a CDS encoding PolB1-binding protein PBP2 family protein: MPKEIPWHELTEEEKVVVEYFVAFKSVGEIIALQELRRKGIKRPTLVLDSLVKKGIIRHGEGCYSLAKEYRV, encoded by the coding sequence GTGCCCAAGGAGATACCTTGGCACGAGCTCACTGAAGAGGAAAAGGTCGTGGTGGAGTACTTCGTCGCCTTCAAGTCTGTGGGCGAGATAATAGCCCTTCAAGAGCTCAGGAGGAAGGGAATAAAGAGGCCCACGCTAGTGCTCGACAGCTTGGTGAAGAAGGGCATAATAAGGCACGGGGAGGGTTGCTACTCCTTAGCTAAGGAGTATAGGGTTTGA
- a CDS encoding metallophosphoesterase family protein, with amino-acid sequence MKVLHVSDVHCAAEKLKGVLRREEYDLVVATGDFECLSVVHALEEAKAPVLAVTGNLDDPEIADLLEELGYSVENKVREVNGKRFAGLSGQEPRTSAELLMRLEFDVLLSHYPPKGVVDKAWNGAHIGLVEVRKLVEEKSPEFVHCGHVHEARGWDALGQTLVVNPGPLKWGYYALVDYENKTVDFKRA; translated from the coding sequence GTGAAGGTCCTACACGTCTCCGACGTCCACTGCGCCGCCGAGAAGCTCAAGGGAGTTCTGAGGCGGGAGGAGTACGACCTAGTGGTCGCCACCGGCGACTTCGAGTGCTTGAGCGTCGTACACGCCTTGGAGGAGGCCAAGGCCCCCGTGTTGGCGGTCACGGGGAACTTGGACGACCCGGAGATAGCTGACCTCCTGGAGGAGCTCGGTTACAGCGTGGAAAACAAGGTGAGGGAGGTCAACGGCAAGCGCTTCGCGGGCCTCTCCGGCCAAGAGCCGAGGACCTCTGCAGAACTCTTAATGAGGTTGGAGTTCGACGTGTTGTTGAGTCATTACCCACCTAAGGGCGTTGTGGACAAGGCTTGGAACGGGGCCCACATAGGCTTGGTGGAGGTGAGGAAGCTCGTGGAGGAGAAGTCGCCGGAGTTCGTGCACTGCGGCCACGTACACGAGGCGAGGGGGTGGGACGCGTTGGGCCAAACCTTGGTGGTCAACCCCGGCCCTCTGAAGTGGGGCTACTACGCGCTGGTAGATTACGAAAACAAGACGGTGGACTTCAAGAGGGCCTAG
- a CDS encoding YhbY family RNA-binding protein, protein MKGLRGELSQTRETVHIGKKGVTEEVLKEIRRQLKERGFVKVKIEKSVIRVLERDRREVAKEVAERLGAELLEVRGRTFILIDKNGIRFSEIDRFKKNRRKGKRG, encoded by the coding sequence TTGAAGGGGCTGAGGGGGGAGCTGAGCCAGACGAGGGAGACCGTCCACATAGGGAAGAAGGGCGTGACGGAGGAGGTGTTAAAGGAGATAAGGAGGCAGTTGAAGGAGAGGGGGTTCGTCAAGGTGAAGATAGAGAAGAGCGTGATCAGGGTGTTGGAGAGGGACAGGAGGGAGGTGGCCAAAGAGGTCGCCGAGAGGCTGGGGGCGGAGCTGTTGGAGGTGAGGGGGAGGACCTTCATATTGATTGATAAGAACGGAATAAGGTTCTCTGAAATAGACAGGTTCAAGAAGAACAGGAGGAAGGGGAAGAGAGGGTGA
- a CDS encoding glycerophosphodiester phosphodiesterase: protein MIVGHQGARFVVRGNTLQAFRYALENGADAVECDVWRLRDGSLAVHHDREVQIGNKKYDIKSFTLGQLKRYLPYVPSLKEVLSLVVEGYKKRLFVELKDPSPLAAEALDKALEGWEMVTVISFYAPQLKRLKYPSKGLLFTVRPLTLRGLVEGLELEWVAPRRDMADRELVGEAKELGLKVLTWLHNRPKEVREALELGVEAFATDRPDLARAWLEKALREGG, encoded by the coding sequence ATGATAGTGGGTCACCAAGGGGCTAGGTTCGTGGTGAGGGGCAACACCCTCCAAGCCTTCCGGTACGCCTTGGAAAACGGAGCTGACGCAGTGGAGTGCGACGTGTGGCGCTTGAGGGACGGCAGCTTGGCAGTGCACCACGATAGGGAAGTACAAATAGGTAACAAGAAGTACGACATAAAGTCGTTCACCCTCGGCCAGTTGAAGAGGTACTTGCCTTACGTCCCCTCCCTCAAAGAGGTGTTGTCCCTAGTGGTTGAAGGTTACAAGAAGAGGCTCTTCGTGGAGCTGAAGGACCCCAGCCCCCTGGCCGCGGAGGCCTTGGACAAGGCGCTCGAGGGCTGGGAGATGGTGACCGTGATCTCGTTCTACGCCCCGCAGCTCAAGAGGCTCAAGTACCCCAGCAAGGGACTCCTCTTCACCGTCAGGCCGCTCACCTTGAGGGGGCTCGTGGAGGGCCTCGAGCTGGAGTGGGTGGCCCCTAGGAGGGACATGGCCGACCGGGAGCTGGTGGGGGAGGCTAAGGAGTTGGGGTTAAAGGTCCTAACTTGGCTGCACAACAGGCCGAAGGAGGTTAGGGAGGCCCTCGAGCTGGGGGTGGAGGCCTTCGCCACCGACAGGCCGGACTTGGCGAGGGCTTGGCTGGAGAAGGCCCTAAGGGAGGGAGGATGA
- a CDS encoding class I SAM-dependent methyltransferase, with protein MDWTVETWVRWFAYSSLLAEPPSVWASTSSQVALIARALKSHGVRSGLVLDAGCGTGRITVGLAEYGYEVLGIDISPKFVEEANERIARAGVENKARCVVGDLRRLPEVVKDLRFDAVVSWFSSFGFYGDEVDRAILRNFAWVSKPDALLLLDVENRDSVLRARGFQRSYKWTLEHGDKVMIVNSHYDPWKSMDESEVEVYERGEDGLKKVVTLNLQFRLYSLHELAKLAREGGWKPLEAYGDWSGKPFEPSSPRIVLVAKRA; from the coding sequence TTGGACTGGACAGTGGAGACTTGGGTCAGGTGGTTCGCTTACTCCTCCCTCCTAGCGGAGCCCCCCTCCGTCTGGGCCTCCACGAGCTCCCAAGTGGCCCTCATAGCTAGGGCGCTGAAGTCCCACGGCGTTAGGAGCGGCTTGGTACTAGACGCGGGCTGCGGAACCGGGAGGATAACCGTCGGGCTAGCTGAGTACGGCTACGAGGTTTTGGGGATAGACATATCCCCGAAGTTCGTGGAGGAGGCCAACGAGAGGATAGCCCGGGCCGGGGTGGAGAACAAGGCTAGGTGCGTCGTGGGCGACTTGAGGAGGCTCCCGGAGGTAGTGAAGGACTTGAGGTTCGACGCCGTAGTTTCTTGGTTTTCCAGCTTCGGCTTTTACGGCGACGAGGTGGATAGGGCTATACTCCGCAACTTCGCCTGGGTCTCCAAGCCCGACGCGCTGCTTTTGTTAGATGTAGAGAATAGGGACTCCGTGCTCAGGGCGAGGGGCTTCCAGAGGAGCTACAAGTGGACCTTGGAGCACGGAGACAAGGTAATGATAGTCAACAGCCACTACGACCCGTGGAAGTCCATGGATGAAAGCGAGGTAGAGGTGTACGAGAGGGGAGAGGACGGCTTGAAGAAGGTAGTTACCTTGAACTTGCAGTTCCGCCTCTACTCGCTCCACGAGCTCGCCAAGCTCGCTAGGGAGGGAGGGTGGAAGCCCTTAGAGGCCTACGGCGACTGGTCCGGCAAGCCCTTCGAGCCCTCCTCGCCTAGGATAGTACTGGTGGCCAAGAGGGCCTAG